The following proteins are co-located in the Brevibacillus laterosporus DSM 25 genome:
- a CDS encoding glycoside hydrolase family 73 protein, whose protein sequence is MERSDFISLVSAPAQLAFEKYHIYASITIAQAILESGFGNSIPRDPATGRISYNIFGIKGVGPAGSVHVETKEYLQGTWVTKTQEFKAYNSFLESIEDHSQILLTPRYKTVIQATTPFQAAQHLKLAGYATDPEYAEKLQKLIEAYNLTQYDQKKAPSEEFVATWKLEVGKRALAEGIITSPEWLNDLDKPMPVWAVLAVVLRVYDKCREGK, encoded by the coding sequence ATGGAACGCTCTGATTTCATTTCGCTTGTAAGTGCACCAGCTCAGCTTGCCTTTGAAAAGTATCATATTTACGCCTCCATAACCATTGCTCAAGCTATTTTAGAATCTGGATTTGGTAACTCCATCCCAAGAGATCCTGCTACAGGTCGGATATCCTACAACATTTTTGGAATAAAAGGGGTAGGACCAGCAGGCTCTGTACATGTAGAAACAAAAGAATATCTTCAAGGTACATGGGTGACGAAAACACAAGAATTCAAAGCCTATAACAGCTTTCTTGAATCCATTGAAGATCATTCACAAATCTTGTTAACCCCTCGTTATAAAACGGTTATTCAAGCAACTACCCCTTTTCAAGCAGCCCAACATCTAAAACTAGCCGGCTACGCTACCGATCCAGAATATGCGGAAAAGCTACAAAAATTAATCGAAGCCTACAACCTAACCCAGTATGATCAAAAAAAGGCCCCATCCGAGGAATTTGTAGCCACTTGGAAGCTAGAAGTAGGTAAGCGTGCCCTAGCAGAGGGAATCATCACGTCCCCTGAATGGTTAAATGACTTAGATAAACCTATGCCTGTCTGGGCTGTATTAGCAGTAGTGCTACGTGTGTATGACAAATGTCGTGAAGGTAAATAG
- a CDS encoding GapA-binding peptide SR1P — translation MTTIVCQKCGDIIEHLESPQVKTLYGLCDCPCHQHDNEHE, via the coding sequence ATGACGACAATCGTTTGTCAGAAATGCGGAGACATCATTGAACATTTGGAATCACCACAGGTGAAAACGCTTTATGGTTTATGTGATTGCCCGTGCCATCAGCATGATAATGAACACGAATAG
- the dapD gene encoding 2,3,4,5-tetrahydropyridine-2,6-dicarboxylate N-acetyltransferase, translating into MNMMDAHEIISFIQKSEKKTPVKVHVKGNLEGIDFGKNTKTFITGNVGVLFGEWKDVQPVLEANKDSIEDYVVESDRRNSAIPMLDTKEIQARIEPGAVIRDQVHIGNNAVIMMGAVINIGASIGEGTMIDMGVIIGGRGTVGNNCHIGAGAVIAGVIEPPSATPVIIEDDVLVGANAVILEGVRIGQGSVVAAGAVVTQDVPANVVVAGTPARIIKEIDAKTKSKTEIMQELRQL; encoded by the coding sequence ATGAACATGATGGATGCCCACGAAATTATCAGCTTTATTCAAAAGAGCGAGAAGAAGACGCCTGTGAAGGTACATGTAAAGGGTAATTTAGAAGGAATTGATTTTGGTAAAAATACAAAAACCTTTATTACAGGCAATGTAGGTGTGTTGTTTGGCGAATGGAAGGACGTACAGCCTGTACTTGAAGCAAATAAGGACAGTATTGAAGACTATGTAGTAGAGAGCGATCGTCGTAATTCTGCAATCCCGATGCTAGATACAAAAGAAATTCAGGCACGTATTGAGCCGGGCGCTGTCATTCGTGATCAGGTACACATTGGAAATAATGCGGTTATTATGATGGGCGCCGTGATCAATATCGGTGCTTCTATCGGAGAAGGTACTATGATCGATATGGGTGTTATTATTGGCGGACGCGGAACGGTTGGTAATAACTGCCACATAGGAGCGGGAGCTGTCATAGCGGGCGTCATCGAGCCACCTTCTGCGACTCCTGTCATCATTGAAGATGATGTATTGGTTGGAGCAAATGCTGTTATTTTAGAAGGTGTACGTATTGGCCAAGGTTCAGTGGTTGCTGCGGGAGCTGTCGTTACACAGGATGTTCCTGCGAACGTAGTAGTGGCGGGTACACCGGCAAGAATCATTAAAGAGATTGATGCAAAAACCAAGTCCAAAACGGAGATTATGCAAGAACTTCGTCAGCTATAA
- a CDS encoding aspartate aminotransferase family protein has protein sequence MTDWLQKDETYLMSTYKRLPIAIEKGEGNYLLDTEGKAYLDLFTGLAVSVLGHSHPKIVEALVEQGEKFLHISNIFLNKPAITLAEQLVKHTIPGKVFFSNSGAEATEAAIKLVHKWAKMTGRENAGVVVLKNSFHGRTLGAVKLTRQAHVYQDYPLPTFPVYEVAPGDIEGLQEIITTYSPVCLLMEPVLGSGGVIPLSEHFLEAAFALCKERDVLYAMDEIQTGMGRTGKLFAYQHTSVQPDLILFAKGVGGGLPLGGVIAGEKLANLFKPGDHGTTFAPSPLSAALGNAVMGALLKDGLLDEGKKQADYLWDRIAHLVDEYPQLLSDIRGKGMMLGIQTKLTPEEVSQVQKGMLEAGFLIDVTQKTIIRLLPPLTLTSEEIDQFMVCFREVLEQTAHVKGEIM, from the coding sequence ATGACGGATTGGCTACAAAAAGATGAAACCTATTTGATGTCCACCTACAAACGATTGCCGATTGCAATTGAAAAGGGAGAAGGCAATTATTTACTTGATACAGAGGGAAAAGCGTATCTTGATTTGTTTACTGGTCTGGCTGTCTCTGTTCTAGGCCACTCTCATCCCAAAATTGTAGAAGCTCTTGTAGAACAGGGAGAAAAATTCTTGCATATCTCCAACATTTTTTTGAACAAGCCAGCCATCACATTGGCAGAGCAGTTAGTTAAGCATACAATTCCAGGAAAAGTATTTTTTAGTAACTCAGGGGCTGAAGCAACAGAAGCGGCGATTAAGCTTGTCCATAAATGGGCTAAAATGACCGGAAGAGAGAACGCTGGGGTTGTTGTGCTAAAAAATAGTTTCCACGGTAGAACGCTTGGAGCTGTCAAACTAACAAGACAAGCCCATGTTTACCAGGATTACCCTCTGCCAACCTTTCCTGTATATGAGGTAGCTCCTGGTGATATAGAAGGGTTGCAAGAGATTATCACTACGTATTCACCTGTTTGCTTGTTAATGGAGCCTGTTCTCGGATCAGGTGGAGTCATACCGCTTTCTGAGCATTTTTTGGAAGCAGCTTTTGCTCTGTGTAAAGAACGTGACGTGCTATATGCCATGGATGAAATTCAAACAGGCATGGGGCGAACTGGGAAACTATTTGCCTACCAGCATACGTCAGTACAACCTGACCTCATCTTATTTGCCAAAGGTGTAGGCGGTGGATTACCGCTTGGTGGGGTGATCGCTGGAGAAAAACTGGCGAATCTTTTCAAGCCGGGAGATCATGGAACAACGTTTGCCCCATCTCCATTGAGTGCAGCATTGGGCAATGCGGTTATGGGAGCATTGTTGAAAGATGGATTACTTGACGAAGGTAAAAAGCAAGCTGATTATTTGTGGGATCGCATAGCCCATTTAGTTGATGAATATCCACAGCTCCTATCTGACATTAGAGGTAAAGGTATGATGCTTGGTATCCAGACGAAGCTTACTCCAGAAGAGGTCAGCCAAGTTCAAAAAGGGATGCTAGAAGCGGGCTTTTTAATTGATGTTACGCAGAAAACGATTATTCGCCTGTTACCTCCGCTCACCCTAACCAGCGAGGAAATTGATCAATTTATGGTTTGTTTCCGTGAAGTCTTGGAGCAAACGGCCCACGTGAAGGGAGAGATTATGTAA
- a CDS encoding DUF1885 family protein produces the protein MNMQSAYVYLVDGSIASTVTLDDVKTFLQKYQDKTSKTGQQLDWSYTDASFPYHIEEPAEGKDTFFILKGKDQNLYKYVIIGVGTHLKDDQERAFIQVSIPDTATQNDKSKGNEYCRYLARELKGELHLFNGRIQYFQPRKP, from the coding sequence GTGAATATGCAATCCGCCTATGTATATCTAGTAGATGGTTCCATCGCCTCCACGGTTACTCTTGATGATGTCAAAACATTTTTACAAAAATACCAAGATAAAACCAGTAAAACAGGTCAACAATTGGATTGGAGTTATACAGATGCCTCCTTTCCCTATCATATCGAAGAACCAGCGGAAGGAAAAGACACATTTTTCATTTTAAAGGGTAAAGATCAGAATCTTTATAAATATGTGATCATTGGCGTAGGCACACATCTAAAAGACGATCAGGAGCGCGCTTTCATTCAGGTTAGTATTCCCGACACGGCAACTCAAAACGATAAAAGTAAAGGCAACGAATACTGTCGCTATTTGGCCCGTGAACTAAAAGGAGAACTTCATCTATTCAACGGAAGAATTCAATATTTTCAGCCACGTAAGCCTTAA
- a CDS encoding N-acetyldiaminopimelate deacetylase gives MSSPFVAIRRELHKIPEPGFSEVKTQQFLLSFIAQLPQEHIEVTTWKTGVLVKVNGTSPERMLAWRADMDGLPIEEDTSYDFRSEHPGYMHACGHDIHMAIGLGILSEFAKSPAVDDLLFVFQPAEEGPGGAEPMLASPEFRRYQPEAIFALHIAPEYPVGTIAMKEGVFFANTSELFIEVKGKGGHAAYPHLANDMVVVAAHLVTQLQTIVARNVNPLDAGVITVGKIEGGTKQNIIAEVARLEGTIRTLSQDSMHKIKQRIESLVQGIEIGFDCEATIDYGAMYCQVYNDPRLSKRFMTWLEQQDDVTLVQCSEAMTGEDFGYFLADIPGFLFWLGVDTLYGLHHAKLEPNEQAIGNAIEIVTRFFRQYANVMSNENN, from the coding sequence ATGTCATCTCCCTTTGTAGCTATTCGTCGTGAGCTACACAAAATCCCAGAACCTGGATTTTCTGAGGTTAAAACGCAGCAGTTTTTGCTTTCGTTTATTGCTCAATTACCCCAGGAGCATATTGAAGTGACGACTTGGAAAACGGGTGTGCTGGTTAAAGTGAATGGGACATCTCCAGAGCGGATGCTAGCTTGGCGTGCTGACATGGATGGACTACCGATTGAAGAGGATACCAGCTATGATTTTCGCTCGGAACATCCAGGATATATGCATGCATGCGGACATGATATCCACATGGCAATTGGGCTTGGTATTCTGAGTGAGTTTGCCAAAAGTCCTGCTGTAGATGATCTATTGTTTGTTTTTCAACCTGCAGAAGAGGGGCCGGGCGGTGCGGAACCGATGCTAGCAAGCCCTGAATTTCGTCGCTATCAACCCGAGGCTATCTTTGCTCTGCATATCGCACCAGAATATCCTGTTGGAACCATTGCAATGAAAGAAGGGGTTTTCTTTGCCAACACTTCAGAATTATTTATTGAGGTGAAGGGGAAGGGGGGGCATGCAGCTTATCCGCATCTTGCCAATGATATGGTAGTTGTAGCGGCCCATCTTGTGACCCAGTTACAAACGATTGTTGCACGCAATGTGAATCCACTAGATGCCGGAGTAATTACGGTAGGTAAAATAGAGGGCGGTACAAAGCAGAATATTATTGCTGAGGTAGCTCGATTAGAAGGAACGATTCGCACACTGTCTCAGGATTCTATGCATAAGATTAAACAGCGGATCGAATCGCTTGTTCAAGGGATAGAGATAGGCTTTGATTGTGAAGCGACAATTGATTACGGTGCCATGTACTGTCAGGTATACAATGATCCAAGGCTTTCAAAACGATTTATGACCTGGTTGGAACAGCAGGATGATGTTACGCTGGTTCAGTGCTCGGAAGCGATGACTGGAGAGGATTTCGGATACTTTTTGGCTGATATCCCAGGCTTTTTATTTTGGCTTGGCGTAGATACTCTCTATGGATTACATCATGCTAAGCTGGAGCCAAACGAACAGGCCATCGGGAATGCAATCGAAATCGTTACCCGTTTCTTTCGCCAATATGCAAACGTTATGTCAAATGAAAACAACTAA
- a CDS encoding DUF3055 domain-containing protein, which yields MEAMELLYDVNEDAKVRFLGFATDTTRYDFGIVYTHRFFGKPLVVCMQTGQSTLLSSEDTMNPKHLQQIFKLTCLTQANELSQFFRDNLPSMPFQDQY from the coding sequence ATGGAAGCAATGGAATTGTTGTATGACGTGAACGAAGATGCTAAAGTTCGTTTTCTAGGCTTTGCAACCGACACAACTCGCTATGATTTTGGAATCGTGTATACACATCGTTTTTTCGGGAAACCACTGGTGGTATGTATGCAGACAGGGCAATCAACGCTACTAAGTTCAGAAGACACCATGAATCCAAAGCATCTGCAACAAATCTTTAAATTGACTTGTCTGACCCAAGCAAATGAGCTCTCTCAATTCTTTCGTGATAACTTACCGTCCATGCCTTTTCAGGATCAATACTAG
- a CDS encoding MarR family winged helix-turn-helix transcriptional regulator, producing the protein MKDTAVRQVHEALNTLRAINVVNKDDWERAAKAANLDSSVQLNILWIICCYEGVRVTQIADWTFWHPSSIVIHIKKLMEKQLVSIEKSDIDGRVVHVYPTGAGRQVIEKSRKNTPSLFRLTEALEKLKERYSVVVVELFFECISFLAQTLHGADKVRWIQEGEERFPENQSSAG; encoded by the coding sequence ATGAAGGATACAGCGGTACGACAGGTGCATGAAGCGTTAAATACATTACGAGCAATCAATGTTGTGAACAAAGACGATTGGGAAAGAGCTGCAAAGGCAGCGAATTTGGACTCATCTGTACAATTAAATATTTTGTGGATCATTTGCTGCTACGAAGGAGTACGTGTTACACAGATTGCTGATTGGACGTTTTGGCATCCCTCATCTATTGTTATTCATATAAAAAAGCTGATGGAAAAACAATTAGTAAGCATTGAGAAATCCGATATTGATGGAAGGGTTGTTCATGTGTATCCTACAGGCGCAGGTCGTCAGGTTATTGAAAAAAGTAGGAAAAATACGCCTAGTCTCTTCCGTTTGACAGAGGCTTTGGAAAAATTGAAAGAACGTTACTCTGTTGTAGTAGTAGAACTGTTTTTTGAATGTATATCATTCCTTGCTCAGACATTGCACGGAGCAGATAAGGTGAGATGGATCCAGGAAGGCGAAGAGCGTTTTCCTGAGAATCAAAGCTCTGCCGGTTGA
- a CDS encoding DUF4912 domain-containing protein, with translation MKTKATRSSTDTDGPSIRIAWKDSQSILASWLVTEEYQQEIEQEFSIPFHELPLVLRLYDVTYRIEIKNDGLDSYTDYDINYRASNWILYGVMEGCKYCVDLGIRMVDGRFYSLTRSEILS, from the coding sequence ATGAAGACAAAAGCCACGCGGTCATCAACAGATACAGACGGCCCGAGTATACGTATTGCATGGAAAGACTCCCAATCCATTTTAGCCTCTTGGCTTGTGACGGAGGAATACCAACAAGAGATTGAGCAAGAATTTTCCATTCCATTCCATGAGTTACCGTTAGTTCTGCGTCTGTATGATGTAACGTACCGGATTGAAATTAAAAATGACGGGCTAGACAGCTACACAGATTATGACATTAACTACCGAGCAAGCAATTGGATTCTCTACGGAGTAATGGAAGGGTGCAAATATTGTGTCGATCTCGGCATACGTATGGTAGACGGAAGATTCTATTCGCTAACCAGATCCGAAATACTTTCGTAA